In a genomic window of Streptomyces sp. NBC_01231:
- a CDS encoding helix-turn-helix domain-containing protein — MHTDTERCVRAVQSKDARFDGWFFTAVLTTRIYCRPSCPVVPPKPENMTFHPSAAACQQAGFRACKRCRPDTSPGSPEWNQRADLVARAMRLVADGVVDREGVPGLAARLGYSSRQVERQLLAELGAGPLALARAQRAQTARLLIETTPLPMAQIAFAAGFSSIRTYNDTVREVFALSPTELRARVPRKNALAGPGALALRLPFRAPLNPDNLFGHLAATAVPGVEEWRDGAYRRTLRLPYGHGIVALTPRPDHIACRLTLSDLRDLTVAISRCRRMLDLDADPVAVDDQLRTDPVLAPLVDKAPGRRVPRTVDEAEFAVRAVLGQQVSTAAARTHAARLVTAYGDPVDDPEGGLTHLFPSPAALAAVDPESLAMPRTRRTTFTTLVGQLSDGTLNLGVESDWTQTRAQLLALPGFGPWTADVIAMRALGDPDAFLPTDLGIRRAAQELGLPSTPAALTARAAAWRPWRAYAVQYLWATDSHPINFLPGQGRS, encoded by the coding sequence ATGCACACCGACACCGAGCGCTGCGTGCGCGCCGTGCAGTCGAAGGACGCACGGTTCGACGGCTGGTTCTTCACCGCCGTCCTGACCACCCGCATCTACTGCCGGCCCAGCTGTCCGGTCGTGCCGCCCAAGCCCGAAAACATGACCTTCCACCCGAGCGCGGCGGCCTGCCAGCAGGCCGGCTTCCGAGCCTGCAAGCGCTGCCGCCCCGACACCAGCCCGGGCTCCCCGGAGTGGAACCAGCGCGCCGACCTGGTGGCCCGGGCGATGCGGCTCGTCGCCGACGGGGTCGTGGACCGCGAGGGCGTGCCCGGACTCGCCGCCCGGCTCGGCTACAGCAGCAGGCAGGTCGAACGTCAGCTGCTCGCCGAACTGGGCGCCGGCCCGCTCGCCCTCGCCCGCGCCCAGCGCGCCCAGACCGCGCGCCTGCTCATCGAGACGACCCCGCTGCCGATGGCTCAGATCGCCTTCGCCGCCGGGTTCTCCTCCATCCGCACCTACAACGACACCGTGCGTGAGGTCTTCGCCCTCTCCCCGACCGAACTGCGCGCCCGGGTACCGAGGAAGAACGCCCTGGCCGGCCCGGGCGCACTCGCCCTCCGGCTCCCCTTCCGCGCCCCCCTGAACCCCGACAACCTCTTCGGTCACCTCGCGGCGACCGCGGTCCCTGGCGTGGAGGAGTGGCGGGACGGCGCCTACCGGCGCACGCTGCGACTGCCGTACGGCCACGGCATCGTGGCGCTCACCCCACGGCCGGACCACATCGCCTGCCGCCTCACGCTCAGCGACCTGCGGGACCTGACCGTCGCCATCAGCCGCTGCCGCCGGATGCTCGACCTGGACGCCGACCCGGTCGCGGTCGACGACCAGCTGCGCACGGACCCGGTCCTCGCGCCGCTCGTCGACAAGGCCCCCGGGCGGCGGGTCCCGCGCACGGTGGACGAGGCGGAGTTCGCCGTTCGTGCGGTGCTCGGCCAGCAGGTCTCGACGGCGGCGGCCCGCACCCACGCGGCCCGCCTGGTCACGGCGTACGGCGATCCGGTGGACGATCCCGAGGGGGGCCTCACCCACCTCTTCCCGTCCCCCGCGGCGCTCGCCGCCGTCGACCCCGAGTCACTCGCGATGCCGCGCACCCGCCGTACCACGTTCACCACCCTGGTGGGCCAACTCTCCGACGGCACCCTCAACCTGGGAGTGGAGAGCGACTGGACCCAGACCCGTGCCCAACTCCTCGCGCTCCCCGGCTTCGGCCCCTGGACGGCCGACGTCATCGCGATGCGTGCCCTCGGCGACCCGGACGCCTTCCTCCCGACCGACCTCGGAATCCGGCGCGCCGCACAGGAGTTGGGCCTGCCCTCGACCCCGGCGGCACTCACGGCCCGCGCGGCGGCCTGGCGGCCCTGGCGGGCGTACGCGGTCCAGTACCTGTGGGCGACCGACAGCCACCCGATCAACTTCCTTCCCGGACAAGGACGTTCGTGA
- a CDS encoding methylated-DNA--[protein]-cysteine S-methyltransferase, which produces MSSTKQHTVIDSPYGPLTLVADDGVLCGLYMTDQRHRPAEETFGTRAQTPFAAAEEQLEAYFAGELKEFTLELGLHGTPFQRSVWNHLRKIPYGETRTYGELADALGNPTASRAVGLANGRNPVGIIVPCHRVVGANGGLTGYGGGLDRKQRLLDFESGAALF; this is translated from the coding sequence ATGAGTTCGACGAAGCAGCACACGGTGATCGACAGCCCCTACGGCCCTTTGACACTCGTCGCCGACGACGGCGTCCTGTGCGGCCTCTACATGACCGACCAGCGCCACCGCCCCGCGGAGGAGACCTTCGGCACCCGCGCCCAGACCCCCTTCGCGGCGGCCGAGGAACAACTGGAGGCCTATTTCGCGGGCGAGTTGAAGGAGTTCACCCTCGAACTCGGCCTGCACGGCACCCCGTTCCAACGCAGCGTCTGGAACCACCTCAGGAAGATCCCGTACGGCGAGACCCGCACGTACGGCGAACTGGCCGACGCCCTCGGCAACCCCACGGCCTCCCGCGCGGTGGGGCTCGCCAACGGCAGGAACCCCGTCGGCATCATCGTGCCCTGCCACCGCGTCGTCGGCGCGAACGGCGGTCTCACCGGATACGGCGGCGGTCTGGACCGCAAGCAGCGACTGCTGGACTTCGAGAGCGGGGCGGCGCTGTTCTAG
- a CDS encoding NUDIX hydrolase: MTTTQDFAAYIAGLPRVLAGAAALFRDAEGRVLLVEPNYREGWALPGGTIESDDGETPRQGARRETVEEIGLDRELGRLLAVDWVHGAGRPPLVAYLYDGGVLDEDEFKAIRLQEEELLSWRLVPREELAEYLPGSLGRRVVTALDVLTEGSGTAELENGHRVS, encoded by the coding sequence ATGACCACCACTCAAGACTTCGCCGCCTACATCGCGGGACTCCCCCGGGTGCTCGCCGGGGCCGCCGCCCTCTTCCGCGACGCGGAGGGGCGGGTGCTGCTCGTCGAGCCCAACTACCGTGAGGGGTGGGCGCTGCCGGGCGGCACGATCGAGTCCGACGACGGCGAGACCCCGCGCCAGGGGGCGCGCCGGGAGACCGTGGAGGAGATCGGCCTGGACCGCGAGCTCGGGCGGCTGCTCGCGGTGGACTGGGTGCACGGGGCGGGCCGGCCACCGCTGGTGGCGTACCTGTACGACGGCGGAGTGCTCGACGAGGACGAGTTCAAGGCGATCCGGCTCCAGGAGGAGGAACTGCTGTCCTGGCGGCTCGTCCCGCGCGAGGAGCTCGCCGAGTACCTGCCGGGCTCCCTGGGCCGCCGTGTCGTGACCGCGCTGGACGTCCTGACGGAGGGCTCGGGGACGGCGGAGCTGGAGAACGGACACCGGGTGAGCTGA
- a CDS encoding ADP-ribosylglycohydrolase family protein — protein sequence MTPVGNEPQLPDRVLGGWLGRIAGNMLGKPVEQGDLWTRDRIDRYLRQAAALPLTDYLPEPVGESDGFELRPEWRECVRGRIHGSCRDDDIDYAILGLDLLETHGFGFSTEQVGDLWLLRLPYRQTFTAERAAYRNLANGLKPPLTATYDNPYQEWIGALIRADIYGWTCPGAPRRAASLARRDAVLSHTGNGVYGAMWAAALIAAAFTSGTVRHAVDQALAVVPASSRLARTVRRVLSLHATRMTWEDTLSTVAEETAGLGWIHTVPNAAVLTAGLLYGDGDFTRTITLTVRGGLDTDSNGATAGSVAGVLAGARAIPEQWKDPLEDTVRSAVFGFDGVRISELARRTVQLAETEP from the coding sequence ATGACCCCTGTGGGCAATGAGCCGCAGCTCCCCGACCGCGTCCTCGGGGGCTGGCTCGGCCGGATCGCGGGCAACATGCTCGGCAAGCCGGTCGAGCAGGGCGACCTGTGGACGCGGGACCGGATCGACCGCTATCTGCGACAGGCCGCGGCCCTGCCGCTCACCGACTACCTGCCCGAGCCCGTCGGCGAGAGCGACGGCTTCGAGCTGCGTCCGGAGTGGCGCGAGTGCGTCCGCGGCCGTATCCACGGCAGCTGCCGTGACGACGACATCGACTACGCCATCCTCGGCCTGGACCTGCTGGAGACCCACGGCTTCGGCTTCAGCACCGAGCAGGTCGGCGACCTGTGGCTGCTGCGGCTGCCGTACCGGCAGACCTTCACCGCCGAAAGGGCGGCGTACCGCAACCTCGCCAACGGGCTGAAACCGCCGCTGACCGCGACGTACGACAATCCGTACCAGGAGTGGATCGGGGCCCTCATCCGGGCCGACATCTACGGCTGGACCTGCCCGGGCGCGCCGCGCCGCGCCGCCTCGCTCGCCCGCCGGGACGCGGTGCTGTCCCACACCGGCAACGGTGTGTACGGCGCCATGTGGGCGGCGGCGCTGATCGCGGCGGCGTTCACGTCCGGCACGGTGCGCCACGCCGTCGACCAGGCACTCGCCGTGGTCCCGGCGAGCAGCCGCCTGGCCCGTACCGTGCGCCGTGTCCTCTCGCTCCACGCCACCCGGATGACCTGGGAGGACACGCTCAGCACGGTCGCCGAGGAGACCGCCGGGCTCGGCTGGATCCACACCGTCCCGAACGCCGCCGTACTGACCGCAGGACTCCTGTACGGCGACGGCGACTTCACCCGCACCATCACGCTCACCGTGCGCGGCGGCCTGGACACCGACTCCAACGGCGCGACCGCGGGCTCGGTGGCCGGGGTGCTGGCCGGGGCTCGGGCCATCCCGGAGCAGTGGAAGGATCCGCTGGAGGACACGGTACGCAGCGCGGTGTTCGGCTTCGACGGGGTACGGATCAGTGAACTGGCGCGGCGGACGGTGCAGTTGGCGGAGACGGAGCCGTGA